One Thermoanaerobaculia bacterium DNA segment encodes these proteins:
- a CDS encoding GerMN domain-containing protein, whose protein sequence is MVRALVLALFFGLAACSGGNTPTTLQPQETGSPEQPASGEGKAQITFFGVNPGSGSLQPFVGEIPAFSSPEKGILIMLDSYFAMKFPEHLVSPFPRGLRPRAVYFPSKGMCVLDLEFPEAEPPGMGSEEESTMVYAIVNGVSLNFSEARSVKILINGREASPFLTHLDASAFFKPRK, encoded by the coding sequence GGGCTGGCGGCCTGCTCGGGCGGAAATACTCCCACCACCCTTCAGCCTCAGGAAACCGGTTCCCCCGAACAGCCCGCCTCGGGGGAGGGAAAGGCACAGATCACCTTTTTCGGTGTTAATCCGGGATCGGGATCCCTTCAACCCTTCGTTGGGGAGATTCCCGCTTTTTCATCACCGGAAAAGGGTATTCTTATCATGCTGGATTCCTATTTTGCGATGAAGTTTCCCGAACATCTGGTATCCCCTTTCCCTCGCGGCCTGCGTCCACGGGCCGTCTACTTCCCCTCCAAAGGGATGTGCGTGCTGGATCTGGAATTTCCGGAAGCCGAGCCACCGGGAATGGGAAGTGAAGAAGAATCGACCATGGTGTACGCCATTGTGAATGGGGTGAGCCTGAACTTTTCCGAAGCCCGAAGCGTGAAGATCCTCATCAATGGGAGAGAGGCCTCTCCCTTTCTTACTCACCTCGATGCTTCGGCTTTCTTTAAACCCAGAAAATAA